From one Anaeromyxobacter diazotrophicus genomic stretch:
- a CDS encoding glycosyltransferase family 39 protein, which yields MPRSATRAVLLITGLGLAGRAALAALAPITTDEAYYVDWARHLAPGYLDHPPLVAWLIAGPLRLFGRCALAVRLPSLLLQAGTTLFAASLARAWAGPRAAVLAAALLQAAPVFSVGAVLATPDAPLAFAWAGALWAVDRALRADRRLFLLAGALLGMAALSKLTAGLLAAGVLGALLATGEGRRALATPWPWLGAGLALLLAAPMLRWNAAHGWPSFAFQLQHGLSGRSFSWARLAQSAGAQAAYVSPVLLALAAAAAWRALRAGAAQPPARLAAALTALPVAAFFTLAAARTPGALPHWPAPAWLSALLLLAAAGARWARAALWTGGALVAALLLALALPLPWASPLDELRGWEEPLAVARRLAPGARLATTHWMAVGQLGWRSAEPLAYVSDRPAGPSYYPPAPPDPRPLLVVAPERLGPSRAKLEELLGPLEERGELAATWRGRVVRRYRFYAPRPPPAPPAPAR from the coding sequence TTGCCCCGGTCCGCCACCCGCGCGGTGTTGCTCATCACCGGCCTAGGCCTCGCGGGGCGGGCGGCGCTCGCGGCGCTCGCGCCGATCACCACCGACGAGGCCTACTACGTCGACTGGGCGCGCCACCTCGCGCCCGGGTACCTCGATCACCCGCCGCTCGTCGCCTGGCTCATCGCCGGCCCGCTGCGGCTCTTCGGCCGGTGCGCGCTGGCGGTGCGCCTGCCCTCGCTGCTGCTGCAGGCGGGGACGACCCTCTTCGCCGCCTCGCTGGCGCGCGCCTGGGCCGGGCCGCGCGCGGCGGTGCTGGCGGCGGCGCTCCTGCAGGCGGCCCCGGTGTTCTCGGTCGGCGCGGTGCTCGCCACGCCCGACGCGCCGCTCGCGTTCGCGTGGGCCGGCGCGCTGTGGGCCGTGGACCGGGCGCTGCGGGCCGACCGGCGGCTCTTCCTCCTCGCCGGCGCGCTGCTGGGGATGGCGGCGCTCTCGAAGCTCACCGCCGGCCTGCTCGCGGCCGGGGTGCTGGGCGCGCTCCTCGCGACCGGCGAAGGGCGCCGCGCGCTCGCCACCCCCTGGCCCTGGCTCGGCGCGGGGCTGGCGCTCCTCCTCGCCGCCCCCATGCTGCGGTGGAACGCCGCGCACGGCTGGCCGTCGTTCGCCTTCCAGCTCCAGCACGGGCTCTCCGGGCGCAGCTTCTCGTGGGCCCGCCTGGCGCAGTCGGCCGGGGCGCAGGCCGCCTACGTCTCGCCGGTGCTGCTCGCGCTCGCCGCCGCGGCGGCGTGGCGCGCGCTCCGGGCCGGCGCGGCGCAGCCTCCGGCCCGGCTCGCGGCGGCCCTGACCGCGCTCCCGGTGGCCGCCTTCTTCACGCTCGCCGCCGCGCGCACCCCCGGCGCGCTCCCGCACTGGCCGGCCCCGGCCTGGCTCTCCGCGCTCCTGCTCCTCGCCGCGGCCGGCGCGCGCTGGGCCCGGGCCGCGCTGTGGACCGGCGGCGCGCTGGTGGCGGCGCTCCTCCTCGCCCTGGCGCTGCCCCTCCCGTGGGCGAGCCCGCTCGACGAGCTGCGCGGCTGGGAGGAGCCGCTCGCGGTGGCGCGCCGCCTCGCGCCCGGGGCGCGGCTCGCGACGACGCACTGGATGGCGGTGGGCCAGCTCGGGTGGCGCTCCGCCGAGCCGCTCGCCTACGTCTCCGACCGGCCGGCCGGGCCCAGCTACTACCCGCCGGCGCCGCCCGACCCGCGCCCGCTCCTCGTGGTCGCGCCGGAGCGGCTCGGGCCGTCGCGGGCGAAGCTGGAGGAGCTGCTCGGTCCGCTGGAGGAGCGGGGTGAGCTGGCGGCGACGTGGCGCGGGCGCGTGGTGCGGCGCTACCGCTTCTACGCGCCGCGGCCGCCGCCCGCGCCGCCTGCCCCGGCGCGGTAA
- a CDS encoding pyridoxal-phosphate-dependent aminotransferase family protein yields the protein MASTVPELKPSSRLLLGPGPSMVHPRVLRAMSTPLLGHLDPEFLVIMNEVQGMLRTVFQTENPFTIAISGTGSAGMEAALVNVVEPGDKVIVCVAGVFGARLAEIVGRCGGQLVKLEVPWGQVFTLDRIEEALRKEGRVRAVAIVHAETSTGAQQPLDGLGKLCRDHGALLVVDAVTSLGGVPVEVDRNGIDVCYSGTQKCLSCPPGLAPLTFSPRALELVRARKHKVQSWYLDVSMIADYWADGKRAYHHTAPISMVYALRESLRLVLEEGLEPRFARHRRHSAAVMAGLAELGCTPNAAEGHRLPSLNCVRTPEGVNDEAPIRKALLADHGIEIGGGLGPLVGKIWRIGLMGESSRQEHVLAVLAALEQALARTGRAVAPGAAVSAALKTYAR from the coding sequence ATGGCCAGCACCGTCCCCGAGCTCAAGCCCTCCTCGCGCCTGCTCCTCGGCCCCGGCCCGAGCATGGTCCACCCGCGCGTCCTGCGCGCGATGTCGACGCCGCTGCTCGGCCACCTCGACCCCGAGTTCCTCGTCATCATGAACGAGGTGCAGGGGATGCTGCGCACAGTCTTCCAGACGGAGAACCCGTTTACCATCGCCATCTCCGGCACCGGCTCCGCCGGCATGGAGGCGGCGCTCGTGAACGTCGTCGAGCCGGGCGACAAGGTGATCGTGTGCGTGGCGGGCGTCTTCGGCGCCCGGCTGGCGGAGATCGTCGGCCGCTGCGGCGGGCAGCTCGTGAAGCTCGAGGTGCCCTGGGGCCAGGTCTTCACGCTCGACCGCATCGAGGAGGCGCTGCGCAAGGAGGGGCGGGTCAGGGCGGTGGCGATCGTGCACGCCGAGACCTCCACCGGCGCCCAGCAACCGCTCGACGGGCTCGGCAAGCTCTGCCGCGACCACGGCGCGCTCCTGGTGGTGGACGCCGTCACCTCCCTCGGCGGCGTGCCGGTCGAGGTGGATCGGAACGGGATCGACGTCTGCTACTCCGGGACGCAGAAGTGCCTCTCCTGCCCGCCCGGCCTGGCCCCGCTCACCTTCTCGCCGCGCGCGCTCGAGCTGGTGCGGGCCCGCAAGCACAAGGTCCAGAGCTGGTACCTCGACGTCTCGATGATCGCGGACTACTGGGCCGACGGGAAGCGCGCCTACCACCACACCGCGCCCATCAGCATGGTGTACGCGCTCCGCGAGTCGCTGCGCCTGGTGCTGGAGGAGGGGCTCGAGCCGCGCTTCGCGCGGCACCGCCGCCACTCGGCCGCGGTCATGGCCGGCCTGGCCGAGCTGGGCTGCACCCCCAACGCGGCCGAGGGGCACCGGCTGCCGAGCCTCAACTGCGTGCGGACGCCCGAGGGCGTGAACGACGAGGCGCCCATCCGGAAGGCGCTCCTCGCCGACCACGGCATCGAGATCGGCGGCGGCCTCGGGCCGCTCGTCGGCAAGATCTGGCGCATCGGGCTCATGGGCGAGTCGTCGCGGCAGGAGCACGTGCTGGCGGTGCTCGCCGCGCTGGAGCAGGCCCTGGCCCGGACCGGGCGCGCCGTCGCGCCGGGCGCGGCGGTCTCGGCGGCGCTGAAGACCTACGCGCGGTAG
- a CDS encoding sensor histidine kinase, whose protein sequence is MTLRVPMDEALHWSQVPEGVGEGVWIQVIQKMEEVYNDLLQYEVALEEKNAALEASQRFIESVLGSMSDILLVSGRDGAIEDVNHSLVKLTGRSEQELRGQPVAELFADAASREQATRILVRPGGDPVHDLELQLRAADGSAIPVSLNGTPRHGPTGRVLGMVVTGRPVGELRRAYDGLREAHEKLKRAQQQLVHAEKMASLGRLVAGVAHELNNPISFVLGNVYSLQRYTARLARYLGAVHRGAPPAELAALRAELRIDRVIEDLQPLIEGTIEGAERTRAIVDGLKRFSAVDREERRRFDLTAVVRSAIHWVAKAAKTNFEVELHLPPALELEGSPGQLQQVLMNLVQNAHDATAAQPAPRLEVAARVEGGAAVLEFHDNGPGIEPENLPRLFDPFFTTKPVGKGTGLGLAISYGIVERHGGALSAANHPRGGALFTLRLPLAAAPGAATDGGAGG, encoded by the coding sequence ATGACCCTGCGCGTGCCCATGGACGAGGCGCTGCACTGGAGCCAGGTGCCGGAGGGCGTCGGCGAGGGCGTCTGGATCCAGGTGATCCAGAAGATGGAGGAGGTCTACAACGACCTGCTCCAGTACGAGGTGGCGCTGGAGGAGAAGAACGCGGCGCTGGAGGCGTCGCAGCGCTTCATCGAGAGCGTCCTCGGCTCGATGTCCGACATCCTGCTCGTCTCCGGGCGCGACGGCGCCATCGAGGACGTGAACCACTCGCTGGTGAAGCTGACCGGCCGCTCCGAGCAGGAGCTGCGCGGCCAGCCGGTGGCCGAGCTGTTCGCCGACGCGGCGTCGCGCGAGCAGGCGACCCGGATCCTGGTGCGGCCCGGCGGCGACCCCGTGCACGACCTCGAGCTGCAGCTGCGCGCCGCCGACGGGAGCGCCATCCCGGTCTCGCTCAACGGCACGCCGCGCCACGGCCCCACCGGCCGGGTGCTGGGGATGGTGGTGACCGGGCGGCCGGTGGGCGAGCTCCGGCGCGCCTACGACGGCCTGCGCGAGGCGCACGAGAAGCTGAAGCGCGCGCAGCAGCAGCTCGTGCACGCGGAGAAGATGGCCTCGCTCGGGCGGCTCGTGGCCGGCGTCGCCCACGAGCTCAACAACCCCATCAGCTTCGTGCTCGGCAACGTCTACTCGCTGCAGCGCTACACGGCGCGGCTCGCGCGCTACCTCGGCGCGGTCCACCGGGGCGCGCCGCCGGCCGAGCTGGCCGCGCTCCGGGCGGAGCTGCGCATCGACCGGGTCATCGAGGATCTGCAGCCGCTCATCGAGGGGACCATCGAGGGCGCCGAGCGCACGCGCGCCATCGTGGACGGGCTGAAGCGGTTCTCGGCGGTGGACCGCGAGGAGCGCCGCCGCTTCGACCTCACGGCGGTGGTGCGGAGCGCGATCCATTGGGTGGCCAAGGCGGCCAAGACCAACTTCGAGGTCGAGCTCCACCTGCCGCCCGCGCTGGAGCTGGAGGGCTCGCCCGGCCAGCTGCAGCAGGTGCTCATGAACCTGGTGCAGAACGCCCACGACGCCACCGCGGCGCAGCCCGCCCCGCGGCTCGAGGTCGCGGCCCGGGTGGAGGGCGGCGCGGCGGTGCTCGAGTTCCACGACAACGGCCCGGGGATCGAGCCGGAGAACCTGCCGCGGCTCTTCGACCCGTTCTTCACCACCAAGCCGGTCGGGAAGGGCACCGGGCTCGGCCTCGCCATCAGCTACGGCATCGTCGAGCGGCACGGGGGCGCGCTCTCCGCCGCGAACCACCCGCGGGGCGGCGCCCTCTTCACGCTGCGGCTGCCGCTCGCGGCCGCGCCCGGCGCCGCGACCGACGGCGGCGCCGGGGGCTGA